From Falco naumanni isolate bFalNau1 chromosome 4, bFalNau1.pat, whole genome shotgun sequence:
gggatggggaaaggtATGTTGTTTACACTTATAAGCAACTGTATCTCTTGGGAAGGTGCAGGAAAGTCACGCCTGCTACCCATGGACACCAGTGTCTACGAGAGCCCGTACAGCGACCCTGAGGAACTGAAGGATAAGAAACTTTTCCTGAAGAGGGACCACCTGATGATCGATGAAGTGGAACTGGGGGCAGGAAACTTTGGCTGTGTCAAGAAAGGAGTCTACAAAATGAGAAAGTGAGTACTGCCCTGAAGGATGTTGAGGAAGCTGGAGGAGACCGCTCCAGGCTGATCTCAGAGGTGTCCCCAGCTATCCTGTTTCTAACTAGATGGACCCTAAAGTGATAATGGGGTGGAGGTATAAGAGATACTCTGGAAGGTCAGTGATGACTTTCCACAGCCTGTCAGTGACAGCCTTGTTGCCCTGAGAGTGTAATCTGCACTGCATACTCCTGGGCATAACGCTGCCACTTCTGAAGGCATTTGCTGGACTGAGCAAGTCCATGCTTCTGAGACCATGCTTGGTCTGTGCCAGGGCAAAGGAATGCCACTGAGGAGATGTGCCATCCTTGGCTCTGTCGCTGGTTGCCTGTGAGTCCACAAAGATGACCTTTGCCCAGTTTATGCCTGAGTTTCCCCCTTGCAAAATGGCAACGATGATGCAGATCTCAGTGTGTGGGGTGATGCAGCTTCAGATCTACAGATGGCAAATACAAACACTTACAAGGCTGAGgtgatccttttctttttggccTTCTGGCAGGCCTGGGGTGCCTGGGCTGCTGAGATTGCTGTTGAGAGATCAAACAGTATCACGTGAGAAGTGATTTGCATTCCTGGCTGTGATACACGAGTCCAGCTGATGTTTAGGTCATGCCACACATTTTCCTCTTGCGCCCTGTGCAGGAAGCAGATCGATGTGGCCATAAAGGTGCTGAAGAGCAACAACGAGAAAACAGTGAAGGATGAAATGATGAAGGAAGCCCAGATCATGCATCAGCTGGACAACCCGTACATTGTCCGCATGATTGGGGTCTGTGAGGCAGAGTCCCTGATGCTCGTGATGGAGATGGCTTCTGGAGGGCCGCTCAACAAGTTCTTGTCTTCCAAGAAGTAAGTACTGAATAAAATTGGCTGGCTGATTTTCTGCACTTCTCATCAAACTGTCTGCTGTCAGGGGAGCCTAGCTTTGTAGGTGGAGGGAAGCTGATAACAGCAGAAAGACATGTCTTTTAATGTGAGGTAACAGGGACTGATGCTTCTGGAGCAGAAATGTCCATGGTCATTCTCCCTTGCAGCTAGAAAACATGGTGGGGACCACGGTGTACAGAGTAATGGCAGGTCCTTTATTACTGCATTGTCCTTTCATCTTCCCCAGAGATGAGATTACAGTCAGCAATATTGTGGAGCTGATGCATCAAGTATCCATGGGGATGAAGtacttggaggaaaaaaactttgtCCACAGGGACCTGGCAGCCAGAAATGTTCTACTAGTCAACCAGCATTATGCCAAGATCAGTGACTTCGGACTCTCCAAGGCTCTTGGCGCTGATGACAGCTACTACAAGGTAAGGGCAAGCACAGCAAAGGATTCAGATAGTTGGCAGGACCCCTCCTGGCTGGAGGGCTGAGACCCCCAGAGGCAGGGGGTCTGGGAGCTTCCCAGGAGCCCTGCTGTACGACCACATCACACTCTGGCTGGCCTCACTGCTGTGACATTAAAAGGGGTTTGCAAATTTCAGGTGTCAAGGAGGAAATTCAGATGGatgcagaggcagggagggggatgcAGTGCAGTGGGTTGACAGGAGAGAGGAGATAGGAGAGGAGCCAGAGCAGAGAAGAAGGGAAGGTGATGAAGAGTGAGTCAGTGCTGATCTTCCCAGCAGTGTGCACCAGTGCATGACCACACTGAGctttggggctggggtgcaggaggagggTGACAATGCAGAACAGcgtcctgcagctggggatggCTGACCAGGGCCAACAAGACGGCAGAGCGTGGGCTGGAGTTTGGggctcagggtttttttttttaggaatgtGGGATTGCACTTGACACAAATATTTAGCAAGCTCATAGCAGTCTGTGTCTCGGGGTAGAAATCTTTCTCTTCGCTTTGCTACAGGCCAGGACAGCAGGAAAGTGGCCCTTGAAATGGTATGCCCCAGAGTGCATCCTCTATCATAAGTTCTCCAGCAAGAGTGATGTGTGGAGCTACGGTGTGACCATGTGGGAGGCCTTCAGCTATGGGCAGAAACCGTACAAGGTGAGGCAGAGCTGGGTCCATCAGAGATGGATGCCACAGTCTAGTCTCCCACTCTATAATAGCCTGACACACGCTGAAACTACAGGTCTATTGCCTTCAGTGTGTGCTTTTCCCACTGTTGAACAGAGGTTTATGAAAGTGCCCCGGGGCACTGCCATAAACAGGATCCTGCAGCTTTGTGTTCAtttaaaggagaagaaacagaaaataaaattcattggGGTTTGAATCAAAGCAGATCTTCTGTTTGATCCTTCTGCTCActtgcagagctgaaaaatcaGTTGCTCGGCCACTGCTCTGCCTATGCTTGGGATGGAgtctgcaggctgggctggctaCAATGCATGACACCACTGCTGGGTGCCAGGATTGAAAACAGTGACTGTATGGGGTGTGTGGTGCATGGATCCAAAGCATTACCCCAGGCCCAGCTCTGATCTGTCTCTTCTAACCCTCCTGTaagctctgaaaacattaaaGCATTTCCTACTTGATCCTATCCTAGAAAATGAAAGGCCCAGAGGTCATCAGCTTCATAGAGCAAGGGAAGCGCATGGACTGCCCCACGGACTGCCCGGCAGAGATGTATGCCCTCATGCAGCAATGCTGGACCTACAAGTAAGGCTTTCACTAGCTCAATTCTGCTGGGTGGCAGGTCCATCAGAACAGCACACACTGTCTGGATGGTGACAACACAAAGCAAATGTTGTCTCTTGCCTTGGTCTTATTCCCCAGTTCATAATGAATGATGGACCTATTTCTATATTAATATACCCCTCCATTTGCCTGTACCAATCACAGCAGATGTCAGTCCCTCTATGCCTTTGACCCTCTCCGTCCCAGAAAGTCTCAGCTGCTATCCTAACCCCTGATACAACTGGGCTGCTGTTCCCCTGCCAGGTTCTTCTGTGCTTGTCATTGCATCAGTCCACTTTTGTCCCTTCTGTTGACtttgtttgttcctttctgcCCTTGCAGATGGGAAGAGCGTCCAGGATTTATTACTGTAGAAAACATAATCCGCACCTACTACTACAGTATTGCTACCAAGACAGAAAATGGGCCAGAGATAGAGGACAAGTTGAAAGCAGCCCTTCTTTgagtttccttctctgctgctcaACATACATCTTTTCTGCACGGGACCTGGAAAGGCTCTTTGCgaatttttgctttaatctCTCAAATGCCAGTTTTGTTACTCAAGTAGTTCCAGAACTAAGAACCTGGGAGATGATGCTGTCACAGCAGACAAGGGCACCTGGCTGTGCCTCGTGTCTCCAAACAGCCAGCCATGATTTACATCTCCAGCCTGACCCAGCACAGGGCAGTACAGACAGTATTATAATTCCTTCTTGCCCACTTCCAAAACTGCCCCAGAGCCTCAGAGCTTAATGCCTACCAGGCTCACTAAGGATGAACTGTGTTGGCTCCAGCAGACCTGGATTTTTCCATatctcttaaaaaatatttctttcacagGAAACCATCAAGTACACATTTCTGGTGGGGTTTGTGTGGGGTGTGACACAGGAAAGGGAGCCATCAAGTCTCCTTCCCCTTGGCTTGGGGCAAGAAGCAGCTGGTGTTCTGCTCACTCTCAGGACAGATGGAGGAGCAATGGGGCAGAGCTGCATGGTGCCGCTGCTTTGTCCTCTgtgggccctgccagccacagctcttACACCCTGGGGCATTGCCATGTGCATGGTGTACATCTCCCCTGCACTGCCACAGCCCTCCAAGGTGGTTATGGCTCTTGAAACAACTCATCTCCCAGGACCACTGCTCACCTCctggatcccatctggcccctCTGTGCTAATGAAATAAGCATCTCACTCTTCAAGCCTGAAAATTGGTCACCCTGTAAATAAACtctatattttttaacataccTATGGCTCAGACTATTGAACTGTCATAAAGGTTTGCAACTGCTTCAAGCTGACAATTTCCCCCCACTAGGCCCGGGTTTCCCTCCTTGATGCTCTCCATAACCTTGCAGAGTCACCAACCTGGTCACCCTTGAGCTGGTttcactgcagagctggagctttCTTGCAGCTTTCTTGCAGCTAATGGCATacccagctgctcagctgagtCTACTGTGGAAACCCACCTATCCTGGCTTCTTGTACTGGTCTGCCCTCACCCCCGGATGCAGTAGATTGATGGCCCATGTTGAGGGGGACTGTGGTCTCCACTGTTGCAGAGAGCAGAGTGGTTGTGAAGGCTGGGGAAGTGGGGGAAAGCAGAAGATCAGAGCCCTGAGATACAGTGAGTAGAAAAGTTTATCTCTCACCATCTTCTGCTATCAGAAAGCCACACAGTAGCTCACACAGAGTACCTTGTCCCCGAGGTAAAATAAACAGCTACAGTCCAGGCCAGGGCACAGCCCTTATCTAAAACCTTAATGGCAGGTGGATTTTATCTGAAGACAACCGTTCCTGGGTAGCATTCAGGTATAAGGCCTAAATTAACTACTTGGTATCGCTTGTTTAAGCAGTCGGAGAACTTAGGTCTGATGAAAAACAAGTGTTCCCCTCTCCTTGCTTACACTACAGCCTCCAGTGACACCAACTATTTATGTGCCaaagcattttctctctccatcccGTTAGCTTGTCTTGTATGCTTGAGAGCTATGGACCTATTATCCCTATCAGTAAAGGGGAAAACAGAGGTATCAGAGGAGAAAGTGGCTTGTTCCTGTTTGTTCAGTGAGCTAGTggcagagacaggaaaaaaattatccccTATGCCATATTTTCCTCCCAGACGAAGCAGCTATTTTGCTGGGAAAGATAAGATTCGATGTGCTTTCTACTTGAAAACCACTGCCAAAAATTTTTGTTTagacttttcttttgaaacaaatcAATTTTCTGGTTTGAAATGATTTCTCATATTACATTTTCAGCTAACTGGTTGCTGATGTTTCTtcaaatgggaaagaaaagtacCAGAGAAGTTGTATTTCCACAGGAACCTCTGGTTTAGTTGGAGACAATTTCAAGTGAGTGTGTGTGCCTACATCCTGACAGACAGGACATAAATCCCTTGAGATTATGTCAGAAGGTGCAAGGGCTTCTCCTCTGGAAAGCCGACTGGGCTGTGTATGTTGCTCTGGCTGTTCCAAGAGCATCACAAAATGTCAGGAgttgctgtggggaaaaaagagagtgAGACAACCAGGGCCTGAAGTCACAGGGCTCTGTGACTCGTGCATCTTTGTGACTACTGCTTTTGGCATGTGCAGGGTCTGACAGTCACCCCCAAGGGGAATCTCCTTTGACTTCAGGCACTACCTCCCTCCTGGGTATCCCCAGTCTGCAATCACAGAAGGGGCTCAGCCCCCTCAGTAAGGCACATCTCCAGGTCCCACAGTGCAATGGCCCTGAGATTGGGACAGGCTCTCTTCTTCCCCAACCACAGCATGGATATATCCAGCTCTGACCTCTCTccttgcctgctgctggcaggtccGAATATTGAAACACTCTGCCAGCCCTTTCACTGACTGATCCCAGGGGCTCTGGATGTTAGAGCAAGAGCTGTGTCACTGATAAGATAAAAGGCAGAGGCTGTAGTTAGCATAGACTCAGAGCTCAGTGCTCTATGGCTGATTCTGCTCTCCCATAAACTTCCTCAAATCCTCTTTTCTTGCTGACGCCTCCTTAGCTCTTTCTCTCCACTCacacatttccttctgttttaccTGAATCTTTAAAGCTCTTCTGATTCTTGCATTCTCCATCTTGCAAGGGAAAAGATGAAGTTCATCTTCTAACTAAGCACCCACAATGATAACGTGAGACATGATAAAGTATTGGTAATCATGCCTGATCAACACTATGTAACACTCTATCATATCACCAATGCTGATCTATCTCATTCCATTCTGTCTTATCACCAATAAGCCTATCTTATCACCAGTACATGCCTATTTATCAATTACACTTATCACAAGGACTCACCGACCCTTCTATCTCTTTCAGCTATCAAGGCACTTTCATTCtgttcagcagcacagcaactACGTGACTAATACAGCTCTGTTCTCACTGACCTTTGTATCATTTTACCCTAACTGATTTACTGTACCAGTGCAAAAGTATGTTTTTGAAGCTAGCACTGGGTATTTTCCCCGCTCTACCCAAGAGGTGCGGCCTGTGAGGTCCCTCAGGGCATGGCTCAGCACTGGCAATGGGACTCCTGCTTTGCTACTGGGCTGTCCTGTCTCCCGTGAGCCTGGCCAGCAGTTAAGCAGCTCCGTTTTGGCTGCTTTCTGGGCCTTAGGTATTTCTATATAGCACAGAAGGCAGAACTAGAATCACCAGGCAGAGAAAGTGGACCAGCCTGAGAGAAGAAGCTCTGGCAGACCCCATGGCAGCTGTCTCCATGCAACCCTTGCTGAGAGGAACTACTGCAGCACTCCTACCTGCCCTGTGTTAGGGGGAAAGGGCAGGTTTGTATGTTCAAGGTCTCTTtcctggctccagctgctggcaacTTGGAGACACTGCAAGGGCAGGGTACAGACCTGCTCACAGTCATCACCCTTCTTGTTACAAAATGTCTGGCAACCATGAAGTCACAGAATGCTTTGGTCCTGCCCTGATCAAATACACCACAAATCACAGATTTCTTCGTAAAAGTCAGGTGAATCACTGATCCTACACTGTCCCCTTCTCTCCCTCACTCATAGGAGATCAGCTTGTTTCTAAttacagcagaagaaagcaagacaaGGGAAAGATATGACTTGTCAGTGGTTGCACAGGGGCATGGAAGAAAAGCTTCCATTCacctttgtttgttttcatacttTCATCTCCAGATGATGTCTTCTTTTTATGTTCAGATGCCAGGCAAGCCAAACGATGCCCCAGCACAAAAAGTGCTGTCACATGCATCGATATAGTCAGCAGTGGCCTAGAATTAGCCAAGTCTTAATGTAGAGGCTTTTACCATCAACCCATTacacatgaagaaaaagggATGTGCAAGGCAGATGCACAGAAGATGCAAACCTAGGTGCAAAATTAGATGCTCTTCACTGACAAGAGGAATGCAAGTGATGGGACTGGTTTGAGTATTAACAAATATCCAAGTcctgaggaaaagaaacttttctCAGCAGGAGAGAATGACTTGTTTTGCCACCAAGAAATCTGGTAGAGCAGGTTAGACTTGGactgagccttttcttctgttgtctcTAGTTTTTTTTATGTTACCTTGGTTTTGCTGTCAGATAGAAATctctgtgctggcaggagaaaCTGTAAACATGTCTTCACAAGTGGTTTTTTTGATCAGCAACAGAAATCTTGGAAAGTAAGAGAGGTACTGTACTCACTAGGAGGCTGCTGGGGAGTGGTAGGAAATTCAGCATCGCTCATTTCTTCCAATTTCAAATGATCCCATCCGAGGACAGGAGCACGTCTGTTGTGTGAGGACAGGCACTGGGACCATGCCTGCCTGACCAGCTGGAGCTGTGGCACAGTCAGGCCCTGCAGTGAGCACGGAGGTGCAGAGAGGTGCATCAGACACACACCATGTTACAAAGAGAGGCTGGTTCTGTCCCCACTGCACAAGCAGTCACAGGTGGTTTCCGCAGCCAATTCTCTGTGTAGGTTTTTGTGGCCTTAAGTGATGAGCTTTGGTCAATGTAAGACGTTGCCCTGTTTGATTTACACAGGCAAATCAACCAGGGTGTGGTGGCTGGCATTCCCACTGCCTCTTCAAGGCTTCTGCTCTGCTAAGATGGCAGTTTCAGGGCCTTGCTCATAAAGCCAGGAGGACTTGCAGGGACCCAGGAATTTGACTCTTGATCTATGGTCCCTTTATGTCCCATCCTCCCTATTTCTTCTGCTCCTGGGCCTCCCCTGCCTGGAATCTCCAGCCTGAGCTTCTACCCATAGTCTTAGGACAGGGTGAAGCATGTccacagggagcagggaaaTCCCAGTTGAGAGTAACTGGGTATTGAAAGGTTAAGTGACCAGTTCCTTcagtaaatatttctatattttttttctattaagttATTCTATTAAGTAATCAACCagtttgttgttgctgttgctgtaaaGGAACTGCTTTTCTTCTAGCTGGGGCATTAGGCTGTCTGCTACATTGTCtgggcaggaaaagaaaaacagctccagaaagaaaaaccctTTACTATCTAAAATGGCATTTGATcaatttctgtccttttaaaatcatattttgtCAGAAATGTTGAAAGGGGGCAAAATATAGGTAATCTGGACACTCTCTGTAGGTACATTTGGCACATCCCAGCTGTGCAGAAGCCAGTGAGGGCAGCGGTCTCCAGGAAGGGCGATGGAGCTGGCAGAGAAATGAGAGCAGTTTCCTTCCACAGGGTAAGCATCGCCACAGAGaaccctgctgcagctgaaggaacttGTGTTCTGGCCTTCATGGGCTGGAGGACTCTTTATATAAAATTTGCTTCCCCTTGCAGATGAAAGCTTG
This genomic window contains:
- the LOC121087986 gene encoding tyrosine-protein kinase ZAP-70, translated to MPDAAAHLPFYYGSIARSEAEEYLKLAGMSDGLFLLRQCLRSLGGYVLSMVCNLQFYHYAIERQMNGTYAIAGGKAHCGPEELCEFYSKDADGLCCTLRKPCNRPSGVEPQPGVFDSMRDNMVREYVRQTWKLEGDALEQAIISQAPQVEKLIATTAHERMPWYHGSIARDEAERRLYSGAQPDGKFLLRERKENGAYALSLIYGKTVYHYRIDQDKSGKYSIPEGTKFDTLWQLVEYLKLKPDGLIFYLRETCPNPNMPASAAPVPPTHPSMSRHLGLLNADGYTPEPVGAGKSRLLPMDTSVYESPYSDPEELKDKKLFLKRDHLMIDEVELGAGNFGCVKKGVYKMRKKQIDVAIKVLKSNNEKTVKDEMMKEAQIMHQLDNPYIVRMIGVCEAESLMLVMEMASGGPLNKFLSSKKDEITVSNIVELMHQVSMGMKYLEEKNFVHRDLAARNVLLVNQHYAKISDFGLSKALGADDSYYKARTAGKWPLKWYAPECILYHKFSSKSDVWSYGVTMWEAFSYGQKPYKKMKGPEVISFIEQGKRMDCPTDCPAEMYALMQQCWTYKWEERPGFITVENIIRTYYYSIATKTENGPEIEDKLKAALL